A genome region from Pseudomonas anguilliseptica includes the following:
- a CDS encoding potassium channel family protein encodes MLQKFLLLFRLRLLFGASVMLVMVMGWPQPPLWLQWTSLLLVVVTAINTLRHKRIFLSLVLILGFTNMALLGIEQMLELPENLTHGIGLFVFYLAMVASLFHRVTHERPVTGELIYGLLAFYLLLALAFAMAYQMINSLVADAFWSSHGNLQLDDFVYYSLVTLTTVGYGDIHALAPAARLLAGAEAVAGVMFIAIAVARSLMLMSDRDTEV; translated from the coding sequence GTGTTGCAAAAATTTCTGTTGCTCTTTCGCCTGCGCCTGCTGTTCGGCGCCAGTGTAATGCTGGTGATGGTCATGGGTTGGCCGCAGCCGCCACTATGGCTGCAATGGACTTCGCTGCTGCTGGTGGTTGTCACGGCGATTAACACCTTGCGTCACAAGCGTATATTTCTGAGCCTGGTGTTGATCCTGGGCTTTACCAATATGGCGCTATTGGGTATTGAGCAGATGCTTGAGCTCCCGGAGAACCTAACCCATGGCATCGGCTTGTTCGTTTTCTACTTAGCGATGGTCGCGTCACTGTTTCACCGCGTTACCCACGAGCGCCCGGTGACTGGCGAGTTGATTTACGGCCTGCTGGCCTTTTATCTGCTGCTGGCACTGGCATTTGCCATGGCCTATCAGATGATTAACAGCCTGGTGGCGGATGCCTTTTGGAGTAGCCACGGCAACTTGCAGTTGGATGACTTTGTCTACTACAGCCTGGTCACACTCACCACCGTAGGCTACGGCGATATTCACGCCCTGGCTCCGGCGGCACGTTTACTGGCCGGAGCGGAAGCCGTGGCCGGGGTGATGTTTATCGCCATTGCAGTTGCACGCAGCCTGATGCTGATGAGCGATCGCGATACGGAGGTATAG
- a CDS encoding putative urea ABC transporter substrate-binding protein: MPLRTLLARLTATCLLAALLLQPAHAASEPKTFKLCWSIFAGWMPWGYAASEGIVNKWAEQYGIRVDVSEVPDYVGSIERYSAGEFDACSMTNMDALTIPAAAGVDSTALIIGDFSNGADAILLRGPGLTLKDLKGKTVLLLENSVSHYLLSRALEWALLTPADVTIEHVSDTQIAEAFLAGQGDAVITWNPILAKIKQQTQVSQVFSSNLIPGEIVDLTVVNSKVLAAHPELGKALTGAWFETQRLMGMPTDAGRTARAKMASAAGTTPEDFSQQLDTLRSFYSPRYALAFARANKMPELMQRVAQFADQQKLLGNDGKGLDKLGIAFSGERSLGNADNILLRFDGSYMQMAAEKNL; the protein is encoded by the coding sequence ATGCCCCTACGCACCCTGCTCGCCCGCCTGACTGCCACCTGCCTGCTCGCCGCCCTGCTGCTGCAACCGGCCCATGCTGCGAGTGAGCCGAAAACCTTCAAGCTGTGCTGGTCGATCTTCGCCGGCTGGATGCCCTGGGGCTATGCCGCCAGCGAAGGCATCGTCAACAAGTGGGCCGAGCAGTACGGCATCCGCGTCGACGTCAGCGAGGTGCCGGATTACGTCGGCTCCATCGAGCGTTACAGCGCCGGTGAGTTCGATGCCTGCTCGATGACCAATATGGATGCGCTGACCATCCCAGCCGCTGCCGGCGTGGACTCCACCGCGCTGATCATCGGTGACTTCTCCAACGGCGCCGATGCCATTCTGCTGCGTGGCCCGGGCCTGACGCTGAAAGACCTCAAGGGCAAGACCGTGCTGCTGCTGGAGAACTCGGTGTCGCACTACCTGCTCAGCCGCGCCCTGGAATGGGCCCTGCTCACGCCTGCGGATGTGACCATTGAGCACGTGTCGGACACGCAGATTGCCGAGGCCTTTCTCGCCGGCCAGGGCGATGCGGTAATCACCTGGAACCCAATCCTGGCCAAGATCAAGCAGCAGACCCAGGTCAGCCAGGTATTCAGCTCCAACCTGATTCCCGGCGAGATCGTCGACCTCACCGTGGTCAACAGCAAGGTCCTCGCCGCCCACCCGGAACTGGGTAAGGCGCTGACCGGCGCCTGGTTCGAAACCCAGCGCCTGATGGGCATGCCCACCGATGCGGGGAGAACTGCGCGAGCCAAGATGGCCAGCGCCGCCGGCACCACGCCGGAAGATTTCAGCCAGCAACTCGACACCCTGCGCTCGTTCTACTCGCCGCGTTACGCCCTGGCCTTTGCCCGCGCCAACAAGATGCCCGAGTTGATGCAGCGGGTCGCCCAGTTCGCCGACCAGCAGAAGCTGCTCGGAAACGACGGCAAGGGCCTGGACAAGCTGGGTATCGCCTTCAGTGGTGAACGTAGCCTGGGCAATGCCGACAACATCCTGCTGCGTTTCGATGGCAGCTATATGCAAATGGCCGCCGAGAAAAATCTGTAA
- a CDS encoding tryptophan synthase subunit beta — MLYVKRDAWGNLQQVEAAPFEGMDGELLADSQEAEAWYANQTVESSLLQLKQSDLDMIRVLEDLITVLIRKGVVRITDLPEAAQGKLVGRSKARDALGGLHRLINDDESELI; from the coding sequence ATGTTGTATGTAAAGCGTGATGCCTGGGGCAATTTGCAGCAGGTTGAGGCAGCGCCTTTCGAAGGTATGGATGGTGAGCTCCTGGCGGATAGCCAGGAGGCTGAAGCCTGGTATGCCAACCAAACGGTAGAAAGCAGCCTGCTGCAGCTCAAGCAAAGTGACCTGGATATGATCCGGGTACTGGAAGACCTGATTACCGTACTGATCCGCAAGGGTGTGGTGCGTATTACTGATCTACCAGAAGCAGCGCAGGGCAAGCTGGTCGGCCGTAGCAAGGCACGAGACGCCTTGGGTGGTTTACATCGACTGATCAACGACGATGAGTCGGAGCTGATCTAA
- a CDS encoding IS630 family transposase has product MARPAAPFFLSPSDADMLQGWLRMGSLPQSIGQRARILLLLANGLTPKEISEQLQVSAPVVFKWRKRYQETGLEGLSDLRRSGAPRKLNEAKIKEILTLTTQRVPREATHWSLRLMAKYAGVSIWQVAQVWAAADLKPHRLKTFKISNDPHFADKVVDVVGLYLNPPDNALVLSVDEKTQIQALDRTQPMLPLKPGQIERRTHDYKRHGTASLYAAFDILTGKVIGRITQRHRAKEFLEFLRQIDRSTPAELDLHVILDNSSTHKTAAVREWLEKHPRFKLHFTPTSASWLNAVEGWFAQLERRALYRDAFSSVADLRAAIRRFIEAHNEHSAKPFRWSKTAESIISSVHRAKLAVIRNELLD; this is encoded by the coding sequence ATGGCCCGGCCAGCAGCCCCATTCTTCTTGAGTCCCAGTGATGCCGACATGCTGCAAGGCTGGTTACGCATGGGATCGCTGCCTCAGAGCATCGGCCAGCGGGCCAGAATTCTGTTGCTGCTGGCCAACGGTCTCACGCCCAAGGAGATCAGCGAGCAGCTGCAAGTCTCTGCGCCAGTGGTCTTCAAATGGCGTAAACGCTACCAGGAGACCGGTCTGGAGGGGCTGAGTGACCTGCGGCGCAGTGGAGCGCCTCGCAAGCTCAACGAAGCGAAGATCAAGGAAATCCTGACGCTGACGACCCAGCGAGTCCCGCGCGAAGCTACCCACTGGAGCCTACGGTTGATGGCCAAGTACGCTGGGGTCAGCATCTGGCAGGTCGCACAGGTGTGGGCTGCTGCCGACCTCAAGCCGCACCGGTTGAAAACCTTCAAGATCAGTAACGACCCGCACTTTGCAGACAAAGTGGTCGATGTCGTCGGGCTCTATTTGAATCCGCCCGACAACGCCCTGGTGCTATCTGTTGACGAAAAAACACAGATCCAGGCGCTGGACCGCACACAGCCCATGCTGCCGCTCAAGCCCGGGCAGATTGAGCGGCGGACGCATGACTATAAGCGCCACGGTACGGCCAGTCTGTACGCAGCCTTTGACATCCTGACGGGTAAGGTCATCGGCCGTATCACCCAGCGGCACAGGGCCAAGGAGTTTTTGGAGTTCCTTCGACAGATCGACCGCAGCACCCCCGCCGAGCTGGACCTGCATGTAATTCTGGACAACAGCTCGACTCACAAGACCGCTGCCGTCAGGGAATGGCTGGAGAAGCATCCCCGTTTCAAGCTGCACTTCACACCGACCAGCGCCTCGTGGCTGAACGCCGTGGAGGGCTGGTTTGCGCAACTGGAAAGACGGGCGCTTTATCGTGATGCCTTCAGCAGCGTGGCTGACCTGAGAGCGGCGATACGTCGCTTCATTGAGGCTCATAACGAACATTCGGCTAAGCCGTTCCGCTGGAGCAAAACGGCTGAGTCGATTATCAGCTCCGTGCATCGAGCAAAGCTGGCTGTAATTCGGAATGAGTTATTGGATTAA
- a CDS encoding sensor domain-containing diguanylate cyclase, protein MPHPSPLTRQWSLIVLLLVLLGCGFLATSLASYYTALDSIRAGIINTELPLTSDNVYSEIQKDLVRPILISSMMSRDTYVRDWVLCGEKDPEQITRYLREVQEHYATVTSFFVSEKTHTYYQAKGVLKQVQEDEPRDDWYFRVRDMQAPYEINVDVDMANDDRLTVFINYKVFDYQQRFIGATGVGLTVDAVVKLIDTYQQRYERSVFFVDTNGRLVLTGASGGPMDARVGQSLSEIPGLEELQAKLPHPQSGDFEYQEHGRDHFLNVRFIPELNWYLFVDKHEDDAVAGVRKSLYLNLLICLLVTAIVISLVSLVLRRYQRRISALATTDLLTELPNRRGFDLLANQAVQEARRSPSTLSALMLDLDNFKQLNDSHGHMAGDEVLRRFASDLRSTLRQSDIICRWGGEEFILLLKDTTPEQARELGEKIRQQTEQSSISFNGAQLRITTSIGLAQLHADESLEQLITRADRALYRAKQGGRNRLCEEIA, encoded by the coding sequence ATGCCTCATCCATCCCCGCTGACCCGCCAATGGTCCTTGATTGTGTTGCTGCTGGTTCTGCTCGGTTGTGGCTTCCTCGCCACCTCCCTTGCCAGTTATTACACCGCTCTGGACTCGATCCGCGCCGGCATCATCAACACCGAGCTGCCGCTGACCTCGGATAACGTCTACTCGGAAATCCAGAAGGACCTGGTTCGGCCCATCCTGATTTCCTCGATGATGTCTCGCGACACCTACGTGCGCGACTGGGTGCTGTGTGGCGAGAAGGACCCCGAGCAGATCACCCGCTACCTGCGCGAGGTGCAGGAGCATTACGCCACGGTCACCAGCTTCTTCGTCTCGGAGAAAACCCACACCTACTACCAGGCCAAGGGCGTGCTCAAGCAGGTGCAAGAAGACGAGCCGCGCGATGACTGGTATTTCCGCGTGCGCGATATGCAGGCGCCCTATGAGATCAATGTCGACGTAGACATGGCCAACGACGACCGCCTGACCGTGTTTATCAACTACAAGGTATTCGACTACCAGCAGCGCTTTATCGGTGCCACCGGCGTAGGCCTGACCGTGGATGCAGTGGTCAAACTGATCGACACCTACCAGCAGCGCTATGAGCGCAGCGTGTTCTTCGTCGACACCAATGGCCGGTTGGTCCTCACCGGCGCCAGCGGCGGACCGATGGACGCGAGGGTTGGCCAGTCGCTCAGTGAAATCCCCGGCCTGGAAGAATTGCAGGCCAAGCTGCCGCACCCGCAAAGCGGCGACTTCGAGTATCAGGAACACGGCCGCGACCACTTCCTCAATGTGCGTTTTATCCCCGAGCTGAACTGGTACCTGTTTGTCGACAAACACGAAGACGACGCAGTCGCCGGCGTCCGCAAGTCGCTGTACCTCAACCTGCTGATCTGCTTGCTGGTCACCGCTATTGTCATCAGCCTGGTCAGCCTGGTGCTGCGCCGCTATCAACGGCGCATCAGCGCCCTGGCCACCACCGACCTGCTCACCGAACTGCCCAACCGCCGTGGTTTCGACCTGCTGGCCAACCAGGCCGTGCAGGAAGCCCGGCGCAGCCCAAGCACGCTGTCCGCGCTGATGCTCGACCTGGACAACTTCAAGCAGCTCAACGACAGCCATGGCCATATGGCCGGTGATGAAGTGCTGCGCCGCTTTGCCAGCGACCTGCGCAGCACCCTGCGTCAGTCCGACATCATCTGCCGCTGGGGTGGCGAGGAATTTATCCTGCTGCTCAAGGACACCACCCCCGAGCAGGCCCGCGAGCTGGGCGAGAAAATACGCCAGCAAACCGAGCAAAGCAGCATCAGCTTCAACGGCGCGCAGCTGCGCATCACCACCAGCATCGGCCTGGCGCAATTGCATGCCGATGAGTCGCTGGAGCAGCTGATCACCCGCGCCGACCGCGCCCTGTACCGGGCCAAACAGGGCGGCCGCAACCGCCTGTGTGAAGAAATTGCATGA
- a CDS encoding LysR family transcriptional regulator, which yields MNDLRQLRHFVALAEHGHFARAAEAVHLSQPALSRNIQALEASLGCNLVDRHSRGISLTTHGQLVLEHAQRLLAGSRALKNAVSQLGNLQTGELRLGTGPYPAARLVPRALGRMAQRYPRVRINLQIGNWLELRSSLLDDALELFVADSRELLDDPTLCIEPLHRHSGVLFCRPGHPLLEQPTLRMHDLLDYPIAGTQLPQAVEQNLRTLSDREQPLSIQCDNFMVLKALVADSDVLSMAPWDVVAEDIQTGRLARLPLEAGALTEQSAYALISRAGHSLSPAAQAMREEILAEDRLFGRQLEGEPNS from the coding sequence ATGAACGACCTTCGCCAGCTCCGCCACTTTGTCGCCCTCGCCGAACACGGCCATTTCGCCCGCGCCGCCGAAGCCGTGCACCTCAGTCAGCCAGCCCTAAGCCGTAACATCCAGGCGCTGGAAGCCAGCCTCGGCTGCAACCTGGTCGACCGACACAGCCGCGGTATCAGCCTGACTACCCACGGCCAGCTGGTGCTCGAACATGCCCAACGCCTGCTGGCCGGCAGCCGCGCGCTGAAGAATGCCGTCAGCCAGCTGGGTAATCTGCAAACCGGTGAACTGCGTCTGGGCACCGGTCCCTACCCGGCCGCGCGCCTGGTGCCACGAGCGCTGGGACGCATGGCGCAGCGTTACCCACGGGTGCGGATCAATCTGCAGATTGGCAACTGGCTGGAACTGCGCAGCAGCCTGCTGGATGACGCCCTGGAGTTGTTTGTCGCCGATAGCCGCGAGCTGCTTGATGACCCCACGCTGTGCATCGAGCCACTGCACCGCCACAGCGGCGTACTGTTCTGCCGCCCAGGGCACCCACTGTTGGAGCAACCGACGCTGCGTATGCACGATCTGCTCGACTACCCCATTGCCGGAACCCAGCTACCGCAGGCGGTCGAGCAGAACCTGCGCACACTCAGCGACCGCGAACAGCCGCTGAGTATTCAGTGCGACAACTTTATGGTGCTCAAAGCTCTGGTGGCCGACAGCGACGTGCTAAGCATGGCGCCCTGGGATGTGGTGGCTGAGGATATCCAGACCGGACGCCTGGCCCGGCTGCCGCTGGAAGCAGGTGCGTTGACCGAGCAATCCGCCTACGCCCTGATCAGCCGCGCGGGGCATAGTCTGTCTCCAGCGGCGCAGGCCATGCGGGAAGAGATACTGGCCGAAGATCGACTCTTCGGCCGTCAGCTTGAAGGCGAGCCGAATTCGTAG
- a CDS encoding DUF1145 domain-containing protein, with protein sequence MHVLSFAKGALALFWLLALANLFVPLGEARYWPVNLAAVSILVAHVGELLLFKQRLQQRPQVWLDRAQVMLFGMLHLQGFPKR encoded by the coding sequence ATGCATGTGTTGAGTTTTGCCAAAGGCGCGCTGGCGCTGTTCTGGTTGCTGGCGCTGGCCAATCTATTTGTTCCGCTGGGTGAGGCCAGGTACTGGCCGGTCAACCTGGCAGCTGTCAGCATCTTGGTGGCGCATGTGGGCGAGTTATTACTGTTCAAACAGCGCCTGCAGCAACGCCCTCAGGTGTGGTTGGATCGCGCGCAGGTCATGCTGTTCGGCATGTTGCACCTGCAGGGGTTTCCCAAGCGCTAG
- a CDS encoding alkyl/aryl-sulfatase: MFSLNRTAAVLLSLALPMAGHAALPEEQIKASIHPELAEHTQHFAQKVYQVAGNVYSAVGWQLGNVAMIEAPEGLIIIDTGEAVSESRKIMAEFRKISDKPVKAVVYTHFHPDHINGVKAFVTEEQVRSGEVQIIAHETLLANVVAQGALVGPILSVRSGYSFGAGLPDSDHEQMNAGIGPLAKVEASTFIAPTLTFKDKLDTRIAGLDLQFLHVPSEAPDEITVYLPDNRVLISAEVEQGPTLPNIHTLRGTKFRDPVVWVESLDRLRAYKAEHMVPLHGRPVSGQDKVEEVLRMTRDGIAYIHDQSVRWMNKGLTPDELVEKVKLPPHLAGYTPYLREYYGTVKHSVRQIYNGYLGWFQGDPVALDPLPPKDKAERLIALMGGREKLLLAAGDAYLKGDYQWAAELSSYAIQADNEDKLARDIKARSFRKLGYASMNINWRNWYLMSAMELEGKLAGEDVQQMAVSMRSAFLSADMLQNFPARIFLQNWITRVDPDKANDVELTLGFGFPDIGEQWALEVRRGVVQLHQGIPEGTTLKLTLDKTYLDTVMSGENGLLKGALLGDVKVDGSLLEIKTFLGCFDFSDEPIALTLR, encoded by the coding sequence ATGTTTTCACTCAATCGAACTGCCGCCGTGCTGCTGAGCCTGGCGTTACCCATGGCCGGCCATGCGGCCTTGCCGGAAGAGCAGATCAAAGCCTCGATCCACCCGGAGTTGGCCGAGCACACCCAGCACTTCGCGCAGAAGGTCTACCAGGTGGCCGGCAACGTCTATTCGGCGGTTGGCTGGCAGCTGGGTAACGTGGCGATGATCGAGGCGCCGGAAGGGCTGATCATTATCGACACCGGCGAAGCGGTCAGCGAGTCGCGCAAGATCATGGCCGAGTTCCGCAAGATCAGCGACAAGCCGGTCAAGGCTGTGGTCTACACCCACTTCCATCCGGACCATATCAACGGTGTAAAGGCTTTTGTCACGGAAGAGCAGGTGCGCAGCGGCGAGGTGCAGATCATCGCCCACGAAACCCTGTTGGCCAATGTGGTGGCCCAGGGCGCGTTGGTCGGGCCGATTCTCTCGGTGCGTTCCGGTTACAGCTTCGGCGCCGGCCTGCCGGACAGTGACCACGAGCAGATGAACGCCGGGATCGGCCCGCTGGCCAAGGTCGAGGCTTCGACCTTTATCGCGCCGACCCTGACCTTCAAGGACAAGCTCGACACGCGTATCGCCGGCCTGGATCTGCAGTTTTTGCATGTGCCCAGCGAAGCGCCAGACGAAATCACCGTCTACCTGCCGGATAACCGCGTGCTGATCAGCGCCGAGGTGGAGCAGGGGCCAACCCTGCCGAATATCCACACCCTGCGCGGTACCAAGTTCCGCGACCCGGTGGTGTGGGTCGAGAGCCTGGACAGGCTGCGCGCCTACAAAGCCGAGCATATGGTGCCGCTGCACGGCCGCCCGGTCAGCGGACAGGATAAGGTCGAGGAAGTGCTGCGCATGACCCGCGACGGCATCGCCTATATCCACGACCAGAGCGTGCGCTGGATGAACAAGGGCCTGACTCCGGACGAACTGGTCGAGAAGGTCAAGCTGCCGCCGCATCTGGCCGGCTACACGCCCTATCTGCGCGAGTACTACGGCACGGTGAAACACAGCGTACGGCAGATCTACAACGGCTATCTGGGCTGGTTCCAGGGTGACCCGGTGGCCCTCGATCCGTTGCCGCCGAAAGACAAGGCCGAGCGGTTGATCGCCTTGATGGGGGGCCGGGAAAAACTGCTGCTGGCCGCCGGTGACGCCTACCTAAAAGGCGATTACCAATGGGCCGCCGAGCTTTCCAGCTACGCCATTCAGGCGGACAACGAGGACAAGCTGGCGCGTGATATCAAGGCGCGCAGCTTCCGTAAGCTGGGCTACGCCAGCATGAATATCAACTGGCGTAACTGGTACCTGATGAGCGCCATGGAGCTGGAGGGCAAGCTGGCCGGTGAGGATGTCCAGCAGATGGCCGTGAGCATGCGCAGCGCGTTTCTCTCGGCGGATATGCTGCAAAACTTCCCGGCGCGGATATTCCTGCAGAACTGGATTACCCGTGTCGATCCGGACAAGGCCAATGATGTTGAGCTGACCCTGGGCTTCGGCTTCCCGGATATCGGCGAGCAGTGGGCGCTGGAAGTGCGCCGCGGTGTGGTGCAGTTGCACCAGGGCATCCCCGAGGGCACCACCCTTAAACTGACCCTCGACAAGACGTATCTGGACACTGTGATGAGTGGCGAGAACGGCCTGCTCAAAGGCGCGCTGCTGGGCGATGTAAAGGTCGATGGCAGTCTGCTGGAGATCAAGACCTTCCTTGGCTGCTTCGATTTCAGCGATGAGCCGATTGCCCTGACGCTGCGCTAG